The genomic window CCCTGACCGACATGGCGAACGACATCGTCGCGATGGAACGGGCGGCCAGCGGCAGTGCGCGGGCCGCAGGTCACCTGAGTGCAACGATCTCCACGGCCGCGGCCGAACTGGACAACGGCGTGGACCAATACGAGGAGCTGGTGGCCGCAGCAGCGCGACTGACCGGTCCCGGTGCACTACCTACCTCCACGGTTGCGGGCCGCAGAGCAGAGCTCATCTCCGCCACCGACCGGCTGGAAGGCTGGGCGAGTGCGCTGGCCGAACTAGCCGTTATCAGAAGCAAACACTCGTGACGGTCTCAGGGTCTTCCCCCATCTTTCCCTGAACTCCTTGGCGGACCGGGGATTTCGTGAATCCCGCGTGCCAATATCGAAGGCACACCAAGGAAAGGGAATCGCATGTTCTGGAAGATACTCGGCATCATCGTCCTCGTCTGGCTGGCCTTCGCGGTGTTGGGCGCCGTCGTCAAGGGTCTGTTCTGGGTGGCGGTCGCGGGTGCGATCGTGTTCGGGATCTACTGGCTGTTCAAGGCGATCACGGCAGGTAACGATCGCGATCTGACCACGCTGTGACCGCTCACCGGGCCAAGGCGGAATCGGTACCGACGAGCACGTTCACCGCACCGGGTACGACCTCTGCGACGACGGGTAACGGCGAGAATCGCTCGCCGTCCGCGTACGCGGTCATTCCCGGCGCGGCGAGGGAAATCCGCGTGGCGCGGTAGGTATCCACCTCGGGTAGCGACACGTGTGTGCCCTTGTAGATCGTGGGCGACAGGCGCACGAGCCGGCTTCTACTCGACGCGCGGACGACCGTGACATCGAACATCCCGTCGTCGGCTCGGGCATCGGGACATATGGCCATGCCTCCGCCATAGGTCGGGCCGTTACCGACCGTGACCAGGGTGGCCTCCACCTCGATCGACGTGCCGTCGAGATCCAACGAGTAGGGGATAGGTCGAAACTTGCTCAACTCCAGCACCATTGCGATGTTGTAGCGCAGCCGACCTGTCGGCCAGCGAAGAGAATTGGCGCGCTCGGTCACGAGGCTGTCGAATCCGCTCGAGAGGACTGTTGCGAACCATCGGTCGTGAACTCGGCCGAGGTCCATAGCGCGTACTCTGCCGTCCTCGACGATGTCCGCAGCTGCGGCGGGGTTCGTCAGCGGAACGCCGAGCA from Rhodococcus sp. P1Y includes these protein-coding regions:
- a CDS encoding diacylglycerol kinase; the protein is MTVTVLSNPTAGNGRAPRVAAAVITRLRERGTHVVSIEGRTPGDALESTRRAVRAGTDAVIAVGGDGLVNLALQAVAGTTTPIAVAPAGTGNDFARLLGVPLTNPAAAADIVEDGRVRAMDLGRVHDRWFATVLSSGFDSLVTERANSLRWPTGRLRYNIAMVLELSKFRPIPYSLDLDGTSIEVEATLVTVGNGPTYGGGMAICPDARADDGMFDVTVVRASSRSRLVRLSPTIYKGTHVSLPEVDTYRATRISLAAPGMTAYADGERFSPLPVVAEVVPGAVNVLVGTDSALAR